Proteins from a genomic interval of Lolium perenne isolate Kyuss_39 chromosome 1, Kyuss_2.0, whole genome shotgun sequence:
- the LOC127321882 gene encoding uncharacterized protein yields MAEEKKKHKHKHKEKEKEKKDKAATGESASFKPCVDVKGIRFGGQFIVKSFTVRRASPLELLRLLDIPPSYLSELQSLPFPSTTAYMPTSFTILAHQAWHTLTLGLGTKKSKVVLFVFESEAMKCAVDQLWPAMIPLGDVNKKLIRGLSGSEMARFKFRKGCLTIYVYAVRRLGAAGFVRADDLRRILQAVVELKDFLDHTAMLAMPSQRSITLQSRTAAAQ; encoded by the coding sequence ATggcagaggagaagaagaagcacaagcacaagcacaaggagaaagagaaggagaagaaggacaAGGCCGCGACGGGGGAGTCGGCCAGCTTCAAGCCATGCGTGGACGTGAAGGGCATCCGTTTCGGCGGGCAGTTCATCGTCAAGTCGTTCACGGTGCGCCGCGCGTCGCCGCTGGAGCTGCTCCGGCTGCTGGACATCCCGCCGTCGTACCTGAGCGAGCTGCAGAGCCTGCCGTTCCCGTCCACCACCGCCTACATGCCCACCAGCTTCACCATCCTGGCGCACCAGGCGTGGCACACGCTCACGCTCGGCCTGGGCACCAAGAAGTCCAAGGTGGTGCTCTTCGTCTTCGAGTCTGAGGCCATGAAGTGCGCAGTGGACCAGCTCTGGCCGGCCATGATCCCGCTCGGCGACGTCAACAAGAAGCTCATCCGCGGGCTGTCCGGGAGCGAGATGGCCAGGTTCAAGTTTAGGAAAGGGTGCCTCACCATCTACGTCTACGCCGTGCGCCGGCTGGGCGCCGCGGGCTTCGTGCGCGCCGACGACCTCCGGAGGATACTGCAGGCCGTGGTGGAGCTCAAGGACTTCTTGGATCACACCGCCATGCTCGCCATGCCAAGCCAGAGGAGCATCACCTTGCAGTCCCGGACCGCGGCGGCGCAATGA